In a genomic window of Hippoglossus stenolepis isolate QCI-W04-F060 chromosome 17, HSTE1.2, whole genome shotgun sequence:
- the klhl7 gene encoding kelch-like protein 7, which yields MTGVAPPEKASGSKKKCERKCASKEEYRQLSSIMAVMNNLRKQGTLCDVTLVVQGKNFPAHRVVLAAASHFFSLMFTTRMMESMSHEVELRSAEPEIIELLIEFIYTARISVNSTNVQSLLDAANQYQIEPVKKMCVEFLKGQIDATNCLGISSLADCMDCPELKAAAEDFTQIHFTEVYKLDEFLQLDVAQLTHLLHQDKLTVRAEAQIYDAAVRWLKYDVCNRQQHMVEVLGCVRFPLVSKTFLSKTVQAEPLIQDNPQCLKMVISGMRYHLLSLEDREDMGESSRLRRKKHDYRIALFGGSQPQSCRYFNPKDSSWTDIRCPFEKRRDATAVFWDNVVYILGGSQLFPIKRMDCYNVLKDSWYSKLGPPTPRDSLAACAAQGKIYTSGGSEVGSSALNLFECYDTRTESWKVKTSMLMARCSHGSVEAYGLIYVCGGTVGNNVSGRILNNCEVFDPNTQQWRELCGMREARKNHGLVVVNNRIYAVGGQGPLGGLDSLEYYDISSNEWCVSSPMPWRGVTVKCAAVGDVIYVLAGFQGVGRLGHVLEYHTDTDRWVTCSKVRAFPVTSCLICVVDTCGVNEDEDMDLIDSQSHPATTAPPAASTSSSSETERKL from the exons ATGACGGGGGTAGCCCCTCCGGAGAAGGCGTCCGGCTCCAAGAAGAAGTGCGAGAGGAAGTGTGCCAGCAAAGAGGAGTACAGGCAGCTGTCCAGCATCATGGCAGTCATGAACAACCTGAGGAAGCAG GGCACCCTCTGTGATGTGACCCTGGTGGTTCAGGGGAAAAACTTCCCTGCCCACAGAGTGGTACTGGCTGCTGCAAGCCACTTCTTCAGCCTCATGTTCACGA CCAGAATGATGGAGTCGATGTCCCATGAAGTGGAGCTCAGGAGTGCTGAGCCTGAGATCATTGAGCTGTTGATTGAGTTTATCTATACAGCTCG gatCTCGGTGAATAGCACTAATGTCCAGTCGTTGCTGGATGCAGCCAACCAGTACCAGATTGAGCCTGTGAAGAAGATGTGTGTGGAGTTCCTCAAAGGACAGATTGATGCAACGAACTGCCTGG GTATTTCATCCCTTGCAGACTGTATGGACTGTCCTGAGCTGAAAGCAGCAGCCGAGGACTTCACCCAGATCCACTTCACCGAAGTCTACAAACTCGACGAGTTCCTGCAGCTGGACGTGGCACAACTCACTCATCTACTGCACCAGGACAAACTCACTGTCCGTGCGGAGGCCCAG ATTTATGACGCAGCAGTGCGGTGGCTGAAGTACGACGTGTGCAACAGACAGCAGCATATGGTGGAGGTGCTGGGGTGTGTTCGCTTCCCCTTGGTCTCCAAAACTTTCCTATCTAAGACGGTGCAGGCTGAGCCCCTCATCCAGGACAACCCCCAGTGCCTCAAGATGGTCATCA GTGGAATGCGCTACCACCTGCTGTCCCTGGAGGATCGGGAGGACATGGGAGAGAGCAGCCGACTGAGACGGAAGAAGCACGACTACCGCATCGCCCTGTTTGGAGGCTCCCAGCCACAGTCCTGCCGCTACTTCAACCCCAAG GACTCCAGCTGGACAGACATCCGCTGCCCCTTTGAGAAGCGCAGGGATGCCACAGCTGTATTCTGGGACAATGTGGTCTACATCCTGGGTGGCTCACAGCTCTTCCCCATCAAGCGCATGGACTGCTACAACGTTCTGAAGGACAGCTGGTACTCCAAACTGGGTCCACCCACACCACGCGACAGTCTGGCGGCCTGCGCTGCCCAGGGCAAGATCTACACGTCTGGAGGGTCAGAAGTTG GTAGTTCAGCTTTGAACCTTTTCGAATGTTACGACACAAGGACGGAGTCGTGGAAGGTGAAAACCAGCATGCTCATGGCCCGCTGCAGCCACGGTTCAGTGGAGGCTTACGGGCTCATCTACGTCTGTGGAGGAACAGTGGGGAACAACGTGTCCGGCAGGATCCTCAACAACTGTGAGGTTTTTGACCCCAACACACAACA ATGGAGGGAGCTGTGTGGGATGAGAGAGGCGAGGAAGAATCATGGCCTGGTGGTGGTCAACAACAGGATCTATGCTGTTGGAGGCCAGGGGCCACTAG gTGGACTTGACTCATTGGAGTACTACGACATTTCCAGTAATGAGTGGTGTGTTTCCTCGCCGATGCCGTGGCGAGGTGTGACAGTGAAGTGTGCGGCAGTCGGCGATGTCATCTATGTGCTGGCAGGGTTTCAAGGTGTGGGGCGGCTTGGACATGTCCTGGAGTACCACACCGACACTGACAG GTGGGTGACTTGCAGCAAGGTGCGAGCGTTTCCCGTCACCAGCTGCCTAATCTGCGTGGTCGACACGTGTGGAGTAAACGAAGACGAAGACATGGACTTAATAGACTCTCAGTCACACCCTGCAACCACAGCCCCTCCGGCTGCCTCCACCTCATCGTCCTCAGAAACTGAGAGGAAGTTGTAA
- the si:ch73-345f18.3 gene encoding uncharacterized protein si:ch73-345f18.3, with protein MHRLLCCCCCVPGQHSGDDERQPLLQPSTSDLNEAGSARQIPPACSAQTVRRIGRLVVRRVGVPELDQRFSDVAETFNEQQQNYEAMVRHISSLRQNCDCAHSDTLVFAECVGKIREEHHATYKVSLKMNGYDFSLSVVPMGLDSNREEEPLPPRLKLAQDELRGTSGSARATISRGTTLQELFAWLLRSRDQMAEQVKGAAPSYQEQGRLNENLEENMREVRRAKELSVGYRQRAGEVLTEAAQIAGANL; from the exons ATGCATcgtcttctctgctgctgctgctgcgtcccAGGGCAACACTCCGGGGACGACGAG AGGCAGCCTCTCCTGCAGCCCAGCACATCTGATCTGAATGAAGCTGGATCAGCCAGACAGATCCCACCAGCATGCAGTG CTCAGACAGTGAGGCGGATTGGCAGGCTGGTAGTGAGGCGAGTGGGCGTGCCAGAGTTGGACCAGAGGTTTTCCGACGTGGCCGAGACCTTTAACGAACAGCAGCAGAATTATGAGGCCATGGTCCGACACATCAGCAGCCTGCGACAGAACTGTGACTGTGCCCACAGTGATACCCTGGTTTTTGCTGAATGTGTGGGGAAGATCAGAGAGGAGCACC ACGCCACATACAAAGTCTCCCTTAAGATGAACGGCTATGACTTCTCCCTCAGTGTGGTCCCCATGGGGTTAGACAGCAATCGCGAAGAGGAGCCGCTGCCTCCACGTCTGAAGTTGGCTCAGGATGAGCTGAGGGGCACCTCTGGGAGCGCCAGAGCCACCATCTCAAGGGGTACCACACTACAAGAGTTGTTCGCCTGGCTTCTCCGCAGCAGGGATCAAATGGCAGAGCAAGTGAAGGGGGCGGCACCATCTTACCAGGAGCAAGGGAGACTGAATGAGAATCTGGAGGAGAACATGAGGGAAGTGAGGAGGGCGAAGGAGTTGTCGGTGGGATACAGACAACGAGCCGGAGAAGTCCTCACCGAGGCTGCACAGATTGCAGGGGCTAATTTGTAG